DNA sequence from the Bombus vancouverensis nearcticus chromosome 8, iyBomVanc1_principal, whole genome shotgun sequence genome:
GAGAACTTCCATGTTCTTCCATGTTAGTTACGACTCAATTTTCGAATGATTTTTCCTAAGCTCCGGCAAAGAGGAAATCTCCTCTTTGGCTTTGGTATATGAGTCTCAAGACCTGTTTATATAATCGTGTTTACACTAATTATTATAGTTTTTCCACAGTACAGGTGCTACACCAAGCGGTCACATGCTGGAAGATGTTCCACGCtagcatatacaagaacctatTTACATAGATCCACCACAAACGAGATATAATCGCCTATGTGTCCACTCTACAGAATCTATTTCATTGTACGATTCCACGGAAAAGTTTATACTTTTTTATCCGATAAAAACACTTATTAGAATAACAAAATCGCACAATAATTACACTAAGTTACCTCAGAATGAGAAGTTAAtggtttattaaatttattttagaaaaattaataagtatatttttatatctttatacattcttttaatattaatattatattttcgtaaatattaaatttttacaatttatattgataaatttttgattatttttatttattataatacgcTTGCATATTCTTACAATTTTGCAGATGAAAATtgtgattaaaatatttaaaacataagAAACTGCTGTACCAAGAACATAatttttgattaatttaaaaaaaataaaaaaccaCGCATTCGAATTCTTTTGGGACTGTTTACTACGAACCTAAAATATTGAATGAACACTCATTCGAGATTTCACAGTTCTTGCCGTCTCCTTGTTAATCATAGCTGTATAGAGTATAAATATTTCTGTCCCTTTTTTGCTTTGACTCCTCTCCCGCCCTTGTCCTTTTTAAtatcataaaaaaaaagaatttagtTAAACAATATTGCATCGGATAACAATTAGCATTAGCAAACAATAGATGAAActgatacatacatatgtattactaACTtggttataaataaattattaaaaattgtctttcctttttttatatttctcttaAAACTTACTCATTTATTTATAAGAAAAGTTAGGAATATCaaattattttcgaatattAGATATTAATTGTTAAAATTGGAAGAATTATTAGATCTTAATGTTACAATTGTATGTTTGTTTCATGAATAAAATTTACATTAGGGTGTTTCGATATACCCTCACTCGTCATAACagaattatcattattatttgaTTATATCATATGTTGCTTATTTGTATCTGCTAAActctattttatatacatttcatGTATGTGAACGTTtcgttttccaaatattttcgtCGCTCAATAATCGGACGACGCCAATGctataaatgtatgtatatacagggtggttggtaactggcggtacaagcggaaagggggtgattctacgcgaaaaagaagtcgaaaatatagaataaacattttttttttattttttttcttttcttttaatttttccatcgagacaacgatctacagtgagatccgttataacgagacgtgataaagtgcacgcgtaccgagtcaaaattcaaagtcgattttctcgaaaacaaagcctcaaacgaaaaatttgtattctatattttcgacttcttttttcgcatagaatcaccccctttccgcttgtaccaccacttaccaaccaccctgtataatatgtTTGCGTTTCTGTGAAATTTCAACATGGTAATATATTAACAACTTTTTATTGAGGGCTATTATTAATGATTCTTCACTATTATGCATTTATCGCTATTtcttactatttattattactgCTTTATTAATGAAGAGGTTCAGTAGATTATTCtattaacattttataaatCAATCTCTTTATAATATTGCGTCTAGTATTACAAAATATATccaataatgaaataaaaggaaataaaattctattattgtaacttttattctattattgtaaTACTTTAAGCTTTTCAGATCATTTTATTGATTGCACCTAATTAGTGGTAGAATGAACAAAATCATTTAAAATCACTAGTAGCCATGGATTTGCTTATATGTAATTACAATATAAgttcattaaattaaattcaattacgtgATCTTCTTTTCATCACATTCggaaaaaaatcataaaagatcGATTACTTTTTCGAAAataatatttcgtatatttataCTACAAAATAAGACTAGGTTTTAATTGTCGATgttaaaatgattttttattatcCTTCCAATGAGATGAAGTGCTTGAAACATTTTGTTTGGATTAAGTCGTTGTCTAAGCAAATAATAAGAGAGAGCCCTTAGACAGATaaggataattattaaagcGATAATGTCAACCCAAAAAACCACATGTTCCATCTCTGAAACAATAATTAAGACATTGTATTAcagcaaataatatattttgaagtCTTTTAAGTACTTTTAGGAGACTTACGCATTGTTAGTAAAACTTGTCGAGGTGTTCCGAAGGGGCAGAATATTTCCGCAGGCGGACAGTATAGCTTTTCTCTGTTGTAACCGTACAAAGCAACTAGAAGACCTTCTATACCATATCGAATGTAACTTAGATACATTATGAGTTTACGATAGATAGATAAACTTTCCGTTTCGCCGATTCCTTGTATAGCTACCAACACTAGTGGAGTGGAAATTGCAGGCCCAACAAATGTACCATTCTAGAAGATAATTAACGTCAGAGAGAATAGTCAAGATTTCGAAATATTAGTTGGTAATCGTCAATTAGCTCACGGTGTTATAGTATTATCATTACTAATAAAGGGATAATACGAAACATACTACGATGTTCAGTGTGCTGGCAATAACCAATGCCATACTTTCTGCGATAAACGCGCACATGAAGCAAATACTAAAAAACATTGCACATCTGGACAACTCCAGAGGTTGATTTGTGATCACATATACTATCAATAAATATATCGACGATAGTAATATCTGCAACGTCGATTTGTTGATTAGAACGTTGTTTcgcttttaaataatttataaagttGCCATATTGTATAACTTTTGATGAAATCCAATATGCCTATTACCTGCAATATGTTCTTACCTGTCCAGGTATATTAACTATTGTAAATGCACAATAATAGGGACTCAAATCGTACCACATGTTGAAATATTCTCGTTTAACCAATTGCACTTCCGAAGGAACtgtaattttaaaattagcTAAAAAGTATAatcgaatttgaagaaaacaacaatgAAAATTGGTAAGATAATAGAGGataatcgatcgaaaatgtagTAGAACATTCGGTCGGAGGTTCTTTCATATTCTACCATTCAAAGGATTCTTAGCAActtgttaattatttgttaattaattaatttttaattgtataataatgTTATTATCCATTAGGAAGTTCAACctatcttttttaaataaacgcaCATTAAGAATCATCGATTCACCTCATGTAATTATTGTTTCCTTACAGTGCATTAATACCGGTGACATAGGTACATAGAGGAGAATTATCAAACAAGCAAAGCAGAAAGTAAAGTTGGATAAGGTTTTCGACCCATCGTTTCCAATGTTTAAAAATAAACTACCAACGACGAAGCccaggaatatatataaacTTATTTTTAAGTACATATAACTCTGCAAAATATTAAGCATTtgttacgttacgtttttcttccaaaatcttccattcattaaattttataattattttgcaCCTTATTTCTACGTAACTGTAATAACATTCTTCTCGATAGAACAACAAATTGTTTGAACCAGGacactttcgatatttttgcttTGTATTGAAATTCGAACCTCGTTCGTCGAGAAACAGGAACGATAGGAAATTCTGCGTCCACAGCATTTATCATTCGACTTATCCATTCTGAACCATATTCGCCCGCAGATATTTCTATCACTGTAACGATAACAGTTTAGTTTTCGAGCGATATATGAATTCAGTCAATAAATAAAGTTAATTAGCTTATTATTTACCAAAATCGGCAGGATTGTAGTGTTTCGGGCATTCAATACCAATTTGTCGAACAAATGGTACCAGATTATGTACAGTGCTTCTATAGATACATTGGCCAGCGGCTATAACATAAATGTGGTCGAATTTTGCGAAAATGCTTGCACTTGGAGTATGCAGGGAGCAGATTATCGTTCTCCCCAGTCGTACCAAAGATTTTAAAAGGTCGGTACACTGTGCAGCTGATATTTCATCTAGTCCTCTAGAAATTGAATGGGTGGATTGTAgagcaaacattgaaatttcattatttctttcttaataAACGATATAAAGTACTCACGTAGTTGGTTCGTCAAGAAACACAACAGGAGGATTACTCACGAGTTCCAAAGCGATCGAAAGTCTTTTTCTTTCGCCTCCCGATAGGCATTCGGTAGTTGTATCTTTTGCATGACGTAAtcgcaaaatatttaaaatttcatctaTCTAAAATTATGTAAATGTTCAGTAGTGGATATAATGGATTGATACTATGTCAATAATCCATAGatttcaacaaatttttaaaaagctAGTATTATTACGTCGAAATGTTTGGATCTCTTGTTTCAAGACTGTCATCGAGTGCGCGACGAGAATATAAAAACTGTGCACGATCAAATGCATCGTATTCTGAGTATTCTGAGAACATAATTTAAGATTGCATACAAGAATCGCATTTTTAATCAAACAGATTTTTCctgatattttttacatacaccATACGAAAGAAATATGTTTTTGTTCTTATGCAATTGTATCGCTAACGCGTAAAATGCTTACAGCGATCGATTTTGCTTTTTGGGAAATGTTGCCAAGTTTCAAATCTACAGCAAATTGCATTGCCTCTTGCACTGTAAGCCATGGTTGAAGAAGATCTTCTTGCATTATGTAACacgatatttttttaaaataagtCTCGTCTCGAGTTTGTCCATTGATACTTATGTGTCCCGTAACGCTATCAGCCGATCTGAAAACGTTAGCTTTGATTTTAAAatcgaaaaaagtaaaaaatgatgaaaataaaattgttagtcGTGTATCTATAATAGCGAGCAGCTAATCTATCGATCTTGACTTAGACAAAGTATTCACTTATTTATTGTAAAGTCTACGACGTAAACCGTGCGGTCAATGACCTTTGACATGCTGATTGTTCTTTTAAGCAGAATAGTCTAATTTAAAGTTCATTAAAAGTATACGGATAACGCAGCGTGacgataaatttttcatatattcatTTGAATACAATTGCTCAATGCATTTATTACACTACATGTAAGTACTTTATTCTAGTTATGTGAAACATTACTTGTATCCTGCGAGAATGTTTAACAAGGTGGATTTTCCGGCGCCTGATGGGCCTAATATAGCTGTTAATTCTCCAGATTTAAATTGTCCACAAATTCCTCTTAATATTACTTTTGTACCTAAGACATATGAGAATAGAACATTTcattattttacaatattatacAAAAAGAATGCAAGGTTAGCAGATACACTATCGAGATGAAAAGTAGATGAAAGTTCTATGTGTAATTTTCTGATAATATCCGATGATAAACAAGTAGTGTAACATAATTAAACAAGATTTCGAAGAACATATAACATGATATAGTTCCCTGAATAATTTTAGTATTTTTCCACACAGTCCTTTAATTATTTGCATACGGTACATATTTATCATATTGAAGCGATGAAAGATATTAAAATCTAATCTTGTATTATATAAAACTACACATTTTTATTCGAAGGTTCAATGAATTAATCCATGACCTTTTTATTTTAGTTATTTAATTATCGAATCAGTGAATAATTTATCTTCCTAATGTATTATTGCATGTCAAAATACCTATTTTAATAAGATTTATCGCGAACAAGTATTAACGTAGCATACTTAACTTGTTTACTGTAATaccaataattaaaaaattatacagcaataaaatttgtttttgcTATCCTAGATTCAAATATGATTAtcttatatatatttacttttcGTATTACATAACATCTACTGTACCTTTACCAAATCGATTGGCTTAAGCATGATAGCGTTGATGTGTTTAACTTAATTTACATCTTTTGCTTTTTAGAATTGTAACTGATTGTGAGTTACGCATTAAACAATTCCATTCTATACAATATGCAtgctttgtttaaaaaattggtCTTCGATCGTGTTCAAAACGAATATACCTTTTCTTATTTGAAAGCGCttaattataactttaaataaaataaaacaagaataAGATGTTTTATTCAAGTATGATATTGTTATTTGTAAGTAGAAAGATTGTAAACATAATAGAACTATAGAAAATAAGTCACGGGGTGAATACAGCGCTAAAACGATTAAAACCACAACAAAACTAAAAGATTTTTGTGGAATCTTTTTACCCGATAATTTTATAAGAATAATTCTCTTTAAGGAATTTTGGAAAggaattttaagaaatttttaaagaatcAATGTTTCGAGTAGACATTTTTGAGTTCTTAACCTATTATTATCTTTCTTTTGAAagcaaattattaaaattgcaaTATAGAATATCGAATATACTTTTTCACGGATATGTTTCAGACGAAACGGagcttaaataaaaaaatgaaaaattgcaatatatatttattttaaacataTTTGTTCTATTAGAacataagaaaatatttaatacttaaattataaaataaaatttgaatgcTTCAACTATTGTATTCAAACGGTATAGCAATGTTTATATTATCGTACCTTTTCTACCACGAGGTACTGTACAAGTTAAGTCATTGAATTCGATGTCAATAGGGGTTGTTATTTTTGAATATGATGGTGATACTGGGGTGTTTTGCATTCCATTGCTGCTCTGCTTCTCCTTGGACTCCGATTTTGTGGACATGATTGATCAGTAGTTTCACTAATTTATATCCACTTTGTTCAGATCATTATTCAAAATATGTAAGTACCTTCCTCATACCTTGACTAACTTACCGCGTTAAAAATTCCCTAGTGAGTTTATAAaaacattttcaaacatttaAAAAACTCGATTACGTTCTATGAAATTATTTGTGATCGAGCTTGACGATGATAAACAATAACCTTTTACGAACTTTTCATAAATGATTACAAAACATTTTTATGGATAAATCGCTGAAGTATGAGCATCCGTTTAGATAAATTTCACTCGATTAATTAAGTCAAATACGTATAATTAGAAATAGCAGCAAGATTTATCGAAGACGAGTTAATAAACGTGTAATAGTCGGAGCAAcacaaattttaaaattattgaaGATCTAAAACATTAATAAAGCCATACGGTTTTCTGTTTAAAAGAGAGTCACTGAATGGGAAAACTCGTAGGGACAGTCGAACGCTCAGTACACGGCAGATCGTTATAAAAGACTGAAGTTGAAATAGCTTTAACCGCTTCCCTATTCTTAACATTATACATACATGAATGTATCGGGTGGTACTATAACGATATTGTACATTATACATTTGTACATTCTGAAACGAAGTAACTTGTAATTAAAACTCATATACGTTAAGAAATAACTTCCTCTATGATAGCTTACATGATTGAAAACAAAGATATATTGTAACAAAGAAACCAT
Encoded proteins:
- the LOC117164718 gene encoding ATP-binding cassette sub-family G member 1 isoform X1, with translation MSTKSESKEKQSSNGMQNTPVSPSYSKITTPIDIEFNDLTCTVPRGRKGTKVILRGICGQFKSGELTAILGPSGAGKSTLLNILAGYKSADSVTGHISINGQTRDETYFKKISCYIMQEDLLQPWLTVQEAMQFAVDLKLGNISQKAKSIAIDEILNILRLRHAKDTTTECLSGGERKRLSIALELVSNPPVVFLDEPTTGLDEISAAQCTDLLKSLVRLGRTIICSLHTPSASIFAKFDHIYVIAAGQCIYRSTVHNLVPFVRQIGIECPKHYNPADFVIEISAGEYGSEWISRMINAVDAEFPIVPVSRRTRFEFQYKAKISKVSWFKQFVVLSRRMLLQLRRNKSYMYLKISLYIFLGFVVGSLFLNIGNDGSKTLSNFTFCFACLIILLYVPMSPVLMHFPSEVQLVKREYFNMWYDLSPYYCAFTIVNIPGQILLSSIYLLIVYVITNQPLELSRCAMFFSICFMCAFIAESMALVIASTLNIVNGTFVGPAISTPLVLVAIQGIGETESLSIYRKLIMYLSYIRYGIEGLLVALYGYNREKLYCPPAEIFCPFGTPRQVLLTMQMEHVVFWVDIIALIIILICLRALSYYLLRQRLNPNKMFQALHLIGRIIKNHFNIDN
- the LOC117164718 gene encoding ATP-binding cassette sub-family G member 1 isoform X2 translates to MQEDLLQPWLTVQEAMQFAVDLKLGNISQKAKSIAIDEILNILRLRHAKDTTTECLSGGERKRLSIALELVSNPPVVFLDEPTTGLDEISAAQCTDLLKSLVRLGRTIICSLHTPSASIFAKFDHIYVIAAGQCIYRSTVHNLVPFVRQIGIECPKHYNPADFVIEISAGEYGSEWISRMINAVDAEFPIVPVSRRTRFEFQYKAKISKVSWFKQFVVLSRRMLLQLRRNKSYMYLKISLYIFLGFVVGSLFLNIGNDGSKTLSNFTFCFACLIILLYVPMSPVLMHFPSEVQLVKREYFNMWYDLSPYYCAFTIVNIPGQILLSSIYLLIVYVITNQPLELSRCAMFFSICFMCAFIAESMALVIASTLNIVNGTFVGPAISTPLVLVAIQGIGETESLSIYRKLIMYLSYIRYGIEGLLVALYGYNREKLYCPPAEIFCPFGTPRQVLLTMQMEHVVFWVDIIALIIILICLRALSYYLLRQRLNPNKMFQALHLIGRIIKNHFNIDN
- the LOC117164718 gene encoding ATP-binding cassette sub-family G member 1 isoform X3 encodes the protein MSTKSESKEKQSSNGMQNTPVSPSYSKITTPIDIEFNDLTCTVPRGRKGTKVILRGICGQFKSGELTAILGPSGAGKSTLLNILAGYKSADSVTGHISINGQTRDETYFKKISCYIMQEDLLQPWLTVQEAMQFAVDLKLGNISQKAKSIAIDEILNILRLRHAKDTTTECLSGGERKRLSIALELVSNPPVVFLDEPTTGLDEISAAQCTDLLKSLVRLGRTIICSLHTPSASIFAKFDHIYVIAAGQCIYRSTVHNLVPFVRQIGIECPKHYNPADFVIEISAGEYGSEWISRMINAVDAEFPIVPVSRRTRFEFQYKAKISKVSWFKQFVVLSRRMLLQLRRNKSYMYLKISLYIFLGFVVGSLFLNIGNDGSKTLSNFTFCFACLIILLYVPMSPVLMHFPSEVQLVKREYFNMWYDLSPYYCAFTIVNIPGQILLSSIYLLIVYVITNQPLELSRCAMFFSICFMCAFIAESMALVIASTLNIVVCFVLSLY